From the Lolium rigidum isolate FL_2022 chromosome 2, APGP_CSIRO_Lrig_0.1, whole genome shotgun sequence genome, one window contains:
- the LOC124690185 gene encoding probable methyltransferase At1g29790 — MDYDISRKPIDRTYKSCRSRALVLLIVVATNTASISILLFSDAGLSAIGNRFSGHNRCIPFKNPGNLSLRDLNVTEYALAASHAELVHLHGRLAIANALVETLLGDKANASNMAAAGDEEKQVAADSLWQRELTGELKLAVGPHKLPLGSTPNMRTEELFPTLGQACSRFPDELQRYMNYKPGGECPSDELFAQRLMLKGCEPLPRRRCRPRSPEGYVEPTPLPASLWAIPPDTSILWDAYTCKNYSCLVNRGKTTGTHHYDCKDCFNLINSREKRRWTRDDGALSYSIDAVLAAKPNGTVRIGLDIGGGSGTFAARMQERGVTVVTTSMNFDGPFNSFIASRGLVPMHLSIVHRLPFFDGTLDIVHSMHVLSHWIPDVILEFALFDIYRVLRPGGLFWLDHFYCLGGQMNTTYVPMFDRIGFNKVRWNARPKLDRGIKFDEWYLSALLGKPST; from the coding sequence ATGGACTACGACATCTCCAGGAAACCTATAGACCGGACGTACAAGAGCTGCAGGTCCAGGGCCCTGGTACTGCTTATCGTTGTTGCCACGAACACCGCATCCATATCCATCCtcctcttctccgacgccggcttATCAGCTATTGGCAATCGCTTCAGTGGGCACAACCGGTGCATCCCCTTCAAGAACCCGGGCAACCTGTCCCTCCGTGATCTCAACGTCACGGAGTACGCGCTGGCTGCGAGCCATGCCGAGCTTGTGCACCTGCATGGCCGCCTCGCCATCGCCAACGCTCTCGTCGAGACGCTCCTGGGAGACAAAGCCAATGCCAGCAACATGGCAGCGGCCGGGGATGAGGAAAAGCAAGTGGCGGCCGATAGCCTGTGGCAGCGGGAGCTCACAGGCGAGCTCAAGCTGGCTGTCGGCCCCCACAAGCTGCCATTGGGCTCCACGCCTAACATGAGGACCGAGGAGCTGTTCCCGACATTGGGGCAAGCGTGCAGCCGATTCCCGGACGAGCTGCAGCGCTACATGAACTACAAGCCCGGCGGTGAGTGTCCGTCCGACGAGCTGTTCGCTCAGCGGCTGATGCTCAAGGGATGCGAGCCACTGCCACGGCGCAGGTGCCGGCCGCGCTCTCCGGAAGGGTACGTCGAGCCAACACCGCTGCCGGCGAGCCTATGGGCCATTCCACCAGACACCAGCATCCTATGGGACGCGTACACGTGCAAGAACTACTCCTGCCTGGTGAACCGCGGCAAGACCACGGGCACTCACCACTACGACTGCAAAGACTGCTTCAATCTGATCAACAGCCGAGAGAAGCGCCGGTGGACGCGCGATGACGGGGCACTCTCCTACTCTATCGACGCCGTGCTTGCGGCTAAACCGAACGGCACCGTGCGCATCGGGCTCGACATCGGCGGCGGGTCTGGCACGTTCGCTGCACGAATGCAGGAACGTGGAGTCACCGTGGTCACCAcgtccatgaacttcgacggcccATTCAACAGCTTCATCGCGTCGCGAGGTCTCGTGCCCATGCACCTCAGCATCGTGCACCGTCTGCCCTTCTTCGACGGCACCCTCGACATCGTGCACTCGATGCATGTGCTCAGCCACTGGATCCCTGATGTGATCCTTGAGTTCGCCTTGTTCGACATCTACAGGGTGCTGAGGCCTGGAGGATTGTTCTGGCTCGACCACTTCTACTGCCTAGGTGGACAGATGAACACGACGTACGTGCCCATGTTCGACCGGATTGGTTTCAACAAGGTGCGGTGGAATGCTCGCCCGAAGCTGGACCGGGGGATCAAGTTTGACGAGTGGTACCTCTCAGCACTGCTGGGAAAGCCCAGCACCTAG